A region of the Parvularculales bacterium genome:
AGCTCCGGCAATCAAATCACCTGTGTTATCCGCCACGCTCATGAGGCCCGCCACCACGGAGCAGGGGCTGCCTTAAAGCCCGCCGCCGTTTCCAGAGCACCAGCCAAACGTAGCAAAGTCTCTTCGTCAAAAGCCCTTCCTACCAATTGAAGAGATAGAGGCAACCCTGTTGCATCCTGTCCTACCGGCACAGTAATACCCGGCAAGCCTGCCATATTCGCGGGCACCGTAAAAATGTCATTGAAATACATAGACAACGGATCTGCCTTATCCCCGCGAGAAAAGGCTGCCGAAGGGGTGGCTGGTGTCAAAATAGCATCCACTTTTTCATAAGCAGCGGCAAAATCCTGTGCTATCAGCGTACGTACCTTCTGGGCTTTTAGATAATACGCATCATAATACCCCTGAGAGAGCACGTACGTTCCAATCAGGATGCGCCGTTTGACCTCATCACCAAAGCCTGCAGCCCTTGTGTTCTCGTAAAGTGTGTCGATCTCATCGGCAGGAACCCGCAGCCCATAACGTACTCCGTCATAGCGTGCCAAATTAGAAGAAGCCTCTGCCGGTGCTACAATATAATAAGCCGGAAGAGCATACGTGATATGGGGCAGATCAACTTCTACAATTTCAGCGCCTGCCTCCTGTAACCATTGTTCCCCTTGCGACCACAATGCTTCCATTTCATCGGGCAAGCCCTCTATTCGACACTGCTTCGGGAGCCCTATCCGCAATCCTTTGACATCACCGGTGAGGGCCTTCTCATAATGAGATATGGGATGATCGGCACAAGTAGAATCTTTCTCATCCGGTCCCGCCATGGCTTCGAGCATAATTGCCGCATCCCGAACATCACGGGTCAACGGCCCAGCCTGATCAAGAGATGAAGCAAATGCCACAATGCCCCAGCGTGAGCATCGACCATAGCTGGGCTTCAACCCAACAATCCCCGTAAGAGCGGCAGGCTGCCTAATAGACCCTCCCGTATCTGTTCCCACGGCTGCTACCGCCAAGCGCGCCGCCACCGCCGCCGAAGCTCCTCCTGATGAACCACCGGGCGACAAGGGCGTCTCATCCCCCTTCCGCCGCCAAGGATTGGTCACCGGTCCAAAATAGCTGCTCTCATTAGAAGAGCCCATAGCAAACTCATCATTATTGAGCTTGCCCAGTAAAACCGCACCGCTTTGCCACAAGCGCCCAGTAACGGTTGACTCATATGTAGGTGTGAAATTCTCCAGAATGTGGCTACAAGCCGTTGTCTTTACGCCCTTGGTGCAGAACATATCTTTGATACCCAGAGGCATGCCTTCCAGCACGCCACCCTCACCTGCGCCGAGACGCTCATCGGACTCCCGAGCCATATCAAGCGCCCGCTCCGGTGTAACGGTGATATAGGCGTTCAAACTATCTGCCTCTTCAATAGATTGAAGATAGGCTTGTGCCAGTTCAACAGCGCTGAACTCCCGCTTCAGGAGACCTGACCGTGCATCCGCCAGACTAAGGGCTGTCAAATCAGACGCAGACATCAAAAATTCTCATCACACATGTTGCTTTTTATTCAACAATTTTGGGTGTGGTGAAAAAACCATCTTCTACCGCCGGTGCATTTGCCAAAACCTGCCGCCTATCACCACCATCGGTTACTTTGTCCTTCCGCATCGGCAAATCCATAGTGAATACCGCCGTCATAGGCTGCACACCCTCTGTGTCTACCTCTTCCAGCTGACGCACCCACTCCAGAATAGTGACTATATCCAGCGCCATGGCATCCAGAGCATCGTCCGGCAAGGTAAGACGTGCAAGATGGGCAATGTGGCGGACCATTTCTCGATCTTCAATCACCATAGGCATTTCTCCTACGAACGAGCGGAATCAATAAAGAGCGTACCATCATCCCCGCCTTTACAGGCCGACGCCACTCAATCGTGATATGATAGCGCTCCCCGCATCATAAGTCATCCTTGTGTTCCAACATATAAAATCATGCCTGCTCACTTGTTTGATATTGACACCGAACTCACAGCCCTGCGCCAAGACACACCCCCGGGACAACGACTGCTGGGTTTTGACGTAGGCAGTAAAACTTTGGGATTGGCGCTTTCCGATAGTCGTCTCGTGATCGCAACCCCTATAGAGACCATACATCGAAGCCGGTTTAGCGATGATATCGTGCGCATAAGCACTTTAGTGAGCGAACACCATATCGGCGGATTCATCGTAGGATTGCCCCTTAATATGAACGGCAGTGAGGGTCCACGCTGTCAATCGGTACGGGCGTTTGCCTCTAACCTTACCGCTCATCTCCCTTTGCCTCTGGCTTTTTGGGATGAGCGTTTATCCACGGCGGTGGTAACCCGTACTCTCATTGAGGCCGATGCCAGCCGTAAACGCCGCCAGATATTAGTGGATAAAATGGCCGCCGCATATATTCTTCAAGGCGCGCTAGACCGCCTCGGGCAAATGGTACCCTGAAATGACCGCCTTTATACCTTGCCACCCTCTGTCTATTCCTTATATGATGCCTCTTTGATGAATGCGTCAAATCAAGCTCGCTCCCAAGTCTTCCCTCATCAGCATCTTCTGGGGATTGGCGACCTTTCTGTTTCTGACATTACAAACCTGCTTGATCTAGCCGATAGCTACGTCGCTTATAACCGTCAGACAGACAAAAAAAACGCTCTGTTAAGAGGGCGCACATTGATAAACCTGTTTTTTGAAGCTTCTACCCGAACTCAAAGCTCGTTTGAGTTGGCAGGCAAGCGCCTTGGCGCTGACGTCATGACTATGCCGATGCAGAAGTCATCTCTCAATAAAGGAGAAACTCTGCTTGATACCGCCGCAACTCTCAACGCTATGAGACCTGATTTGCTGGTTATTCGACATAGTCAATCGGGGGTGGTTGAGTTGCTGGCACAAAAAGTAGAGTGCAGCGTTGTCAATGCCGGTGACGGTAGTCATGAACATCCCACACAAGCTCTGTTGGATGCCCTTACCATACGCCATGCCCTGGGACGAATAGAAGGTTTATCGGTGGCTATCTGCGGCGACATCCGTCACAGTCGGGTGGCACGCTCCAACATACATCTGCTCACGGCCATGGGCGCAAGAGTGCGGGCGATAGCCCCTTCAACCCTGCTGCCTCCCGGTCTTGAAGAGTTAGGCGTTGAGGTTTTTCACACCATGAAAGAAGGCCTTCAGGGGTGCGACATTGTTATGATGTTGCGTCTGCAAAAAGAACGTATGGAGAGCTCGTTGATACCATCTTCCCGCGAATATTTTCATCGATATGGGTTAGATCGCGCGAAACTATCCTATGCCCGTCCCGAGGCACTGGTGATGCACCCCGGGCCGCTTAACCGGGGTATGGAAATTGACAGCGATGTCGCTGATGACCCGACCCGCAGCCTCATCCACAAACAAGTTGAAATGGGCGTAGCGGTGCGCATGGCGGTGCTGGACATGCTGAGCCGAACGGCTCCGGTCGACACCCCATCAGAGATACCCTTATGACAGATGACAGGCACGCTAACACTGTGGTCTTTGTTAACGCCCGACTGATTGACGGGGTAAGTGAACAAGAGCAATCCGGCGGCATGGTTGTTCAGGATGGCCACATCAGCGCTATGGGGCCAGACATTGATGCAGCAGCAGTTCCTGAGGCAAGCCGCATTATTGATTGTGGTGGGCATATTCTCTGCCCGGGTCTTGTGGATATGCAGGTTTCGACCGGCGAGCCGGGTGCCGAGCATCGGGAAACTCTGGCCAGTGCCAGTCAAGCCGCTGCCCGTGGAGGGGTTACGTCTTTTGCGGTCATGCCAGATACAATGCCGGTGATTGACGATGTGGCTCTGGTTGATTTTCTATCCCGACGGGCACGGGATACAGCGGTGGTCAATATTTACCCCACCGCCGCTCTCACCAAAAACCTGGACGG
Encoded here:
- the gatA gene encoding Asp-tRNA(Asn)/Glu-tRNA(Gln) amidotransferase subunit GatA encodes the protein MSASDLTALSLADARSGLLKREFSAVELAQAYLQSIEEADSLNAYITVTPERALDMARESDERLGAGEGGVLEGMPLGIKDMFCTKGVKTTACSHILENFTPTYESTVTGRLWQSGAVLLGKLNNDEFAMGSSNESSYFGPVTNPWRRKGDETPLSPGGSSGGASAAVAARLAVAAVGTDTGGSIRQPAALTGIVGLKPSYGRCSRWGIVAFASSLDQAGPLTRDVRDAAIMLEAMAGPDEKDSTCADHPISHYEKALTGDVKGLRIGLPKQCRIEGLPDEMEALWSQGEQWLQEAGAEIVEVDLPHITYALPAYYIVAPAEASSNLARYDGVRYGLRVPADEIDTLYENTRAAGFGDEVKRRILIGTYVLSQGYYDAYYLKAQKVRTLIAQDFAAAYEKVDAILTPATPSAAFSRGDKADPLSMYFNDIFTVPANMAGLPGITVPVGQDATGLPLSLQLVGRAFDEETLLRLAGALETAAGFKAAPAPWWRAS
- a CDS encoding aspartate carbamoyltransferase catalytic subunit — protein: MNASNQARSQVFPHQHLLGIGDLSVSDITNLLDLADSYVAYNRQTDKKNALLRGRTLINLFFEASTRTQSSFELAGKRLGADVMTMPMQKSSLNKGETLLDTAATLNAMRPDLLVIRHSQSGVVELLAQKVECSVVNAGDGSHEHPTQALLDALTIRHALGRIEGLSVAICGDIRHSRVARSNIHLLTAMGARVRAIAPSTLLPPGLEELGVEVFHTMKEGLQGCDIVMMLRLQKERMESSLIPSSREYFHRYGLDRAKLSYARPEALVMHPGPLNRGMEIDSDVADDPTRSLIHKQVEMGVAVRMAVLDMLSRTAPVDTPSEIPL
- the gatC gene encoding Asp-tRNA(Asn)/Glu-tRNA(Gln) amidotransferase subunit GatC; the protein is MVIEDREMVRHIAHLARLTLPDDALDAMALDIVTILEWVRQLEEVDTEGVQPMTAVFTMDLPMRKDKVTDGGDRRQVLANAPAVEDGFFTTPKIVE
- the ruvX gene encoding Holliday junction resolvase RuvX, producing MPAHLFDIDTELTALRQDTPPGQRLLGFDVGSKTLGLALSDSRLVIATPIETIHRSRFSDDIVRISTLVSEHHIGGFIVGLPLNMNGSEGPRCQSVRAFASNLTAHLPLPLAFWDERLSTAVVTRTLIEADASRKRRQILVDKMAAAYILQGALDRLGQMVP